From the Papaver somniferum cultivar HN1 chromosome 2, ASM357369v1, whole genome shotgun sequence genome, the window GAAAAATGATCCAAACTAAAAACCTTCTCAAAATGTTTTAAAGATAAGCTCAAAGTCAAACCTCTCGAGGTATGGGATATTCCTCTGACTCAAGCATGCGAACAACTTGGCTCATCTTCGGTCTCTTGTCTGAGTCTGGATCAACACATCTCAAAGCTGTTAAAAGAGCTCGTTTGAGGGCCCTCGTTGATGGCTTTGTCTCAATGTTTGGATCCACCACTTCTTCTGAGCGCCTACTACCAACCATCATTTTCAACCAATCAACCATATTTACCTGCATGTGCACCCATCAAATCATATTAAGATGAGACCAGGTCCACCAAGACAATATACAGCACATATATTACTGctgaagtaaaaaagaaaaaaacagaaagTCTTTGGGAGCTCTATAAGAGAATTAATAATCCTTTTGGAACTTTCTTCCTTCAGAAATGATGTTTAATTTCACTGCATATATTTATTAGATCCATTAATGAGTCCTTTGAATAGATAATATGCCCAACATCAAGGTCTCAAACTTGGAGTTAATATATGTTTGTACTGAACAACGGTCAGTACAGTACCTCATTGGCAGGGCGTCCATAATCCACGGGGTCCCTTCCAGTGATTGCTTCCAAGACAACAACCCCAAAGCTGTAAACGTCGCTCTTTTCATTTAGGAGGCCAGTATTTGCATATTCCGGTGCGACATATCTGCAAAAAGTACAAAAAACAGACAAATTACTACACTGGAATTCTAGCAATctgaatatattaaaaaaaaaagaataaggaaaaactgAATAAATTGACAATTATTACCCAAAGGTTCCCATCACTCGAGTGGTAATATGGCTTTTCCCAGCCCCCAACAGCTTTGCCAAACCAAAATCTGACACCTTAGAATTGAAGTTGTCGTCGATCAGTATATTGCTGGACTTGATGTCACGGTGTACAACTTTTGGTTCAATAGCCTCGTGTAAGTAAGCAAGTCTGCATCAcaggaaaagaaaaaaccatgtgcttattcaaaaataaataccAAAAAAGAGAACCTCACAGTAACAAAATTTGAGTTAAATCTAGAGAAACTTACGCCTTAGCAGTGCCAAGGAGAACCTTCATTCGGGCTTCCCAAGTAAGATATCCATGTTGACGCATAGCTCCGTGGAGCCATTGCTCTAGATTTCCATTGTTGACATACTCATAAACCAAAATCCTGAAATATTGGTACAATGTGAATAAAAAGACCATAAATGATAAATCCAAGGTCATTACTATCCCGTTGCTCTGAATTCTAGTTAATCACATATTTTAGAGGGTTTAGGATCAAAACCTTAAGATTTGATAGAAAAAAAAATGCACACAGTTGAACCTATTGTTGACTGTTTGGtttgaggatggttcaaaattttAACACGAGGAAGACCAACATGGAAAGGAGAACATCCTCACCAGATATCAGTCCATGAATACGGTACACATAACATTGATTTTTTTCAACCAAATTCTTGCCGTGTAATTAGGGAAATGCTAAAGGAACTTCCAGAACCATCAACCGTATCCTAGTTTTGGTTTTTCAGTGAGTGACTAACAGGCAAACAGACTAGCAAAAGATATTAGAAGACGTTGGGTGAATAGCTACAGATGTCTGATAAAGTTTCATACCTGTGAGTACCTTCAACGCAATATCCGAGAAGTCTAACTAAATTTTTATGTCGAACATGTCCAATTGCCTCAACTTCAACTCTAAATTCCTTTTCCGCTTGGCCTCTACAAGAAAATATCAACAATATTAATATATGAATGaaagaaacaagaaagaaaaagaataaaagaaaaaaacttagGAACTTACAGATTGTTGAGGAGTTTTTTAACTGCCACTGGAGTGCCATTAATCAAATTACCACGATAAACAACTCCATAGCCACCCTCTCCAAGCACATTATCCTTTGAGAACCGACCAGTTGCAAGCTCTAAGTCTCTTAACGTAAACCAGTGACCCCAACCAAGGTGAGAAAATTCAGGCAAACCGCTTAAAGGTGAAGGTGCGGTTATCggataagaagaagatggttTGTAAACTATAACAGTCCCAGAATCTTCCCCTGATTGAGACCCAGCACCGCCACTCTCCAAATGAGTAAATGAACCAGAACGACTACGATTATCAGCTGTATTTGCTTTCCCCGTATGAACCCTGTCAGATTCTTTCTCACTAGACTTATCATGAATGTTGAGGCTCCCTTCATGTGATCCATACTCATTCGTCGATGCTTTGTCCACCCTTACTTCTTTAATTTCTTTAGATACGGTTGGAATTTGGCTAAGTGGGAGTTTATCAGTTGCTCTCTTTGTTTTTCTTCGCGAAATTAGACATACCCATAACACTGTTAGAATGATAATGATTGATAATCCTACACCAAGTCCGATTACAACCCAAACCTTGAGACCAAATAGGCCTGTTTTCTTTGATAACACCTCATTCATACTCGCCATTCTTCTAAAACTGAAAACAAAGTACATTAAACAACATATATCACACTGCCAGTAGAAAATTCAACACATAAATTCTCATTACCACGTAAATTGTTTCTAGACATTAGATATCTAAAGCTTAATTCTATTAGTAACTAATGCCTAATTTTAAGCCTAAAAGTTCAGCATTATCACCAAACCACAACAAGGACATGTCAAAACTTAGAATACAAAGCGACACAATTTTAGTTTCAATGAATGGATCAAAATAAGCaaaaaaacctaaatttctaATCACAGTTAGGAGTATGTTGAGCCAGATCTTCATTCTGAcacaaaaacaaaaccaaataaaaatcaCACCTTTTTAGAGAATTTTGCACTTCCACATACCTGTTTAAGAATTCACAAATTCCACCACCTCCAACCAGATCTCTGAAAAtccctttacaaaaaaaaaacaagaaactaATTCTAGATCTCTGATCATAGAAATCAAACAACAACCCATGTTTGAAAACACTCAATCCAACAACATACCGAAACAAACCCCATTTCTTCTAAACAACAGAAAtgagcaaaattggtttgatttcctttgtaGGTTCTTCAATTTGAACAAATGGGTATCTAAAATCCCTTCCTTTTTCTAAAAGAAGCCAAACCCTAAGAAAAAACACCCCCACACAGCTtcacttgtttttgaagaaatctGGTGAGAGGTGTACAACGGAAAGGCtgataagaagaagaaatggagttATCAGTAGTAGgtagtaatggtggtggtgagaaTGAGAAAGAAAGATCCTTTACTAACAGTAAAAGAAAAGCAtgaatttttttcctttcttttattttcattaaaatgTGTGttttttgattgaattgaatttTAACATAAAATTCCaaattaacaattaatatttgcATTAAAATCATAATTTAATTAAAGTGgctactttttcttttttcttttactagtcaaacactaattaatcaaagtCTTTTATGTTTATGCGCTCTCAAATCTCCATTTACATTTGATCATATTTCCCAAAACTCTTCTTATACAAGTAATATTGGAAATGCAGATTGAAGTGGTTCATGTTTCTCTTAATAGTAAAAATGACAGAGTAGTAGCTGGTGGACAACTCATGTCTTATCAGTCATTCATTGA encodes:
- the LOC113347018 gene encoding probable receptor-like protein kinase At5g18500, which codes for MASMNEVLSKKTGLFGLKVWVVIGLGVGLSIIIILTVLWVCLISRRKTKRATDKLPLSQIPTVSKEIKEVRVDKASTNEYGSHEGSLNIHDKSSEKESDRVHTGKANTADNRSRSGSFTHLESGGAGSQSGEDSGTVIVYKPSSSYPITAPSPLSGLPEFSHLGWGHWFTLRDLELATGRFSKDNVLGEGGYGVVYRGNLINGTPVAVKKLLNNLGQAEKEFRVEVEAIGHVRHKNLVRLLGYCVEGTHRILVYEYVNNGNLEQWLHGAMRQHGYLTWEARMKVLLGTAKALAYLHEAIEPKVVHRDIKSSNILIDDNFNSKVSDFGLAKLLGAGKSHITTRVMGTFGYVAPEYANTGLLNEKSDVYSFGVVVLEAITGRDPVDYGRPANEVNMVDWLKMMVGSRRSEEVVDPNIETKPSTRALKRALLTALRCVDPDSDKRPKMSQVVRMLESEEYPIPREDRRHRRKTSSTEIESQRENSDTDKSESQESRLESRRNQQT